The sequence below is a genomic window from Mytilus edulis chromosome 2, xbMytEdul2.2, whole genome shotgun sequence.
tCTAATGAAAAAGAAGCACAACCTAATAAGATAAAATAAACAGTAGACATTATGTTCAACATTGAATTAactaatattcatgatattaaaagGAGCAGGATGCAGTGATTCATCAGACAATTTTAACTAGCAACAGAACATATTTTACTTAACAAACTAAAACACACAACTTTCAAACTTTGCATGCATtcataaaagttaaaaacacCAATATGCATTTGAACATATACAAATCAGCTTCACCTAAAATGTTACCAATACAGGTATGACCCATAAAATTTTCAGCatttaataaatgtaaataaaatattttcattgcaTGTAGTTCTATAACATGAATAAAATGCATATCtagtatataacatgtataagattcAATATGTAATCCAATCTGTAACAATGACTACAATCAACAAATTCAATATTCCTATATtctaacaataaatataaatgcaCAACAAATATCTATCAGAATaatctaagggagctaccatttgatttttatgggggggggggggggggggggggggggctaggatgaaaaattttgtcctgcattttttttagctgtaatctctgtcctgcctttttatttttcactctgttcggtcctgccttttttttttagtttatcctgacatttttttacctaaattgtcgtcctgacttttttttttgtaagtgtctcatcctgccttttttttactcaaaactcctgtcctgcctatttttttcaaatttcatcctagccctcccataaaaatcaaatggtagctccctaataataatcataattctaacatgacgtccttcaaacgatTTGAGTACAaaccgtggtaaaatatgaatatattgccttGGCTGTTCTAATCGTACTCCCACATGATATGCTTTTTTTAGAATGAGTTACCCGCAGTCATATTATGATGACGTAAGAATTTAAGCATTTTACAGAAAATTCACACTTttgaaaccgaaaatcatcacaacaaagAAACGTAAACAAATGATGCTTAAATGTGGTGTAATCCAAAATTATCTTATTGAAAATAGTTTGACCATGTCACTATTTCGGTTTGCTCCGTTCCTTTACGccaatttaatagtgcgtttattcatgtgaacggcaaatatttgcctccgCCTGGAGCGCTTCAATCTAAAAGAATTGTTGTATTTGTCCTAATGGAATCAATATAATTCATGGGGACTTGAATATATCAAGATTTTACCACAGGTTGTCcttttatgccgatattttacccacAGCTATCGCTCAgagtaaaatatttttcaaagggccaacccgtggtaaaatcaagatatattcaagcccccatgaattatttcttaaataatgtgcAATTGttattatcatatacatgtagtttatagaGAAAATGTTGGACACTTTTCCCTTAATTTATTTAGACTTCAGGattgtatttaacatgtttaatatgatTAGATTATCAATGGTTTCTTATAAAGAGAGGGAGTTTCTCAGCCTCAGTCCTACCGAAACATCCACAAGtttgctatataaaaaagaagatgtggtatgattgccaatgagacaactatccacaaaagaccaaaatgacacagacattaacaactataggtattaggtcaccgtacggccttcaaccattaATCATTTGTTATCTCTATTTTGCCTATGATATTGTGATGTTAACATTGACAACATCATGTGGGCTTTTGGTTTATAGCAATAATTTTTGATCTGAAGCAAAAAGCATATTACATGAAAAATTATCATAgcaaaagatcaaaggaaaaatacactAAGTACATGAAAAAGCGATAATGATCTATACATGTAGCTAGTTCATAACCAGAATTCAGATGCATTTTATGACAGTATGAAAACTATTcattattcttttataaattatctCAAATCTATATAATTTCCCCCTATAAGCATATGGTTAAATTCTTAGgtcaaatacaattatacaatGGCTGAAGAATGCAATCCTTCACACATGGGAAACAACTCTTGTTTgacgaaaaataatgaatatcTTTCATGTCTGTATTTTTAACAGCCTAGAAAGTAATCATTGAACATTGTTGAAAGGCTTTGCAAGCACTGGCTTCAATTAATTAGgacacctacatgtacatgtacacagcTTCTAGTAGataaagactatatatatataatcatgataatgataaGATTCAAtctctaaataaatattttattaaaatgctGACGTAAAAATCTTTAAACCATTTCTTTAACTTCAAGATGTTGTTACAAATAAATGTGTGCAATTTTCAAAACTCATTTATAacttgaaaattaataaataaataattttagatacacatataccatgtatacatgatttatgctgaatttttttttataatcctatagttacatcattgtacatgtatctttattGTATAACGTCAATCACATTACTCATCATCATGATTATCGTGAATATCATGATTATCAGGTTCAACTTTAAtagaattttcattaaaatttaatatctttttagaAGTGTATTTGAGAATATCTTCTTCATTTTCATCCTCTGTAGTAGCATCACTGTTATAACTGATACCATTTGATGTTTGATCTTCTAGACTAGAATCATCAGCTACACCATGGACCTCTTTCTTGTGTCTCTTCATACTAGAGTTCAGAACAAAGTATCTATGACAAATATCACATTTATATTTCTTGCCTGCTGGATCATGGACGGATTTATGTCTGGCCAAACAACCATTATCGGCAAAACATTTCCCACAAGTGTCACATTTATAAGGTTTGTCACCTGTATGGGTTCTTGTATGGCGCTGTAGACTTTCACTATGGCCAAACTCTCTTCCACATGTATTACACTGAAAAGGTTTTACCCCTGTATGAATTCTCATATGGCGCTGAAGGTTACCATTACTTTTGAATGCTTTATTACAGTGGGTACATTCATATTTGCGCTCTTCTGAATGGACACGTTTGTGTCTGTATAAATTTGTTGGCATATTAAATTCCATATGACAGATGTCACATTTATACTCCTTTTCTCCTGTGTGTATAATTTTGTGTCTTTTGAGATTTGCATTTTGTGCAAACATTTTTCCACAGATTTCACATCTGAAAGGCTTTTCACCCGTGTGAACGCGCACATGTTTACGTAATGATACACTTGTGACAAACTCGTGAGAACAGATGTCACATTTAAACATCATTTCACGGGTGTGTATCTTGACATGCTGCTGTAGGTTACCACTGATGGCAAAGGCTTTTGGACAGAATTCACACTTGAAAGGTTTCTCACCACTGTGTATACGTAGATGGCATGTTAGATTTCCTTTTCCGAGGAAACCTTTTCCACACAGATTAC
It includes:
- the LOC139513346 gene encoding zinc finger protein 227-like; this encodes MNNDEDDEVKPSVCELCDKCFYDSAELDKHYNEHTLDTTEYNVENQKTKPESLFKCGICGQNFNSGEELSDHSVTHIPDEIYTCDICNKPFLTKEDISNHYNTAHDNDKPYKCEICGKGFILTKTLEKHRQIHITGKPYRCSECGKGFTENGALQSHLKIHSGEKPYKCQVCGKAFRESGTLVIHTRIHTGDKPYKCELCERGFVTSSSLKAHKETHTGIRSHKCEYCGLKFRQRAGLKIHLPKHTGEYLYRCEVCDKGFALKGSYNIHMNMHKGALIYKCDQCDKAYAAKHMLKLHQHMHTGEFPYKCNLCGKGFLGKGNLTCHLRIHSGEKPFKCEFCPKAFAISGNLQQHVKIHTREMMFKCDICSHEFVTSVSLRKHVRVHTGEKPFRCEICGKMFAQNANLKRHKIIHTGEKEYKCDICHMEFNMPTNLYRHKRVHSEERKYECTHCNKAFKSNGNLQRHMRIHTGVKPFQCNTCGREFGHSESLQRHTRTHTGDKPYKCDTCGKCFADNGCLARHKSVHDPAGKKYKCDICHRYFVLNSSMKRHKKEVHGVADDSSLEDQTSNGISYNSDATTEDENEEDILKYTSKKILNFNENSIKVEPDNHDIHDNHDDE